The DNA sequence AGCGTGGGCACGTGCCGGTCGAAGCCCGGGAGGCGATCGCCGGCACGGGCCGCGATCAGCATCGTGACCGGCTCGCCCGCGAGGCGCCGGGCGGCGAAGGAGAGGACGTCCAGGGAAGCGCGGTCGCACCACTGCGCGTCGTCGAGCACCACGAGCACGGGCGCGCGCTCTCCCTGGGCCGAGAGCACGCTCAGGACGGCGACGCCGACCAGCATGAGGTCGCCGTCCGCCGTGGCCGGGCCCATGCCGAGGGCGCCGTGCAGCGCCGCACGCTGCCGCTCCGGCAGCCCGTCGATGTCGGCCGGGACGGGCCGCAGCAGTTGGTGCAGGGCGGAGAACGCCAGGCCCGACTCCGACTGGCGGCCCTCGGCGCGCAGGACCCGGGCGCCGCCCGCCGCGGCCCGCCGTACCGCGCGGTCGAGCAGCGAGCTCTTTCCCATGCCCACGTCGCCGAGGAGCAGCAGGACGGGGTCCTCCGTGGCCGAGTCCATCGCGCGGAAGAGGCGTGCCAGTTCCGCGTCCCGGCCGACGATCCGTTCCCTCCCGTGCGCTTCCACGACGTCAGGCTACAAGCGGCCCGGACCGTGCGCGGACGGTGCGCCAAGGTGCAGTCAGGTGTCGGATACCGCCGTACCGGCGCCGCCCGTAGGTTCCGGGAAAGCCCCCGAATCCTTGAGGAACCCATGGAACAGATCATGCTCGGCGACGTCTCCGTCACCCGCGTCCGGGAGTACTACGGGTCCGTGGAGATGGAGCCCCACGCCTTCTTCCCGGAAAGCTCCCGGGACGTCTGGAAGAACGGCGCCCACTGGCTGGCCCCGCACTTCCTGAATTCCGAGACCAGGATGGTGCGTTCGGCGATCCAGACCTGGCTGCTGCGCAGCCAGGGCCGGACCATCCTCGTCGACACCGGTGTGGGCAACCACAAGGAGCGCCCGTACGCGCCGGTCTGGAGCCACCTGGAGACGGACTTCCTGGCCAACCTCGCCCGGGCCGGCGTCCGGCCCGAAGACGTGGACATCGTGATCAACACACATCTCCACGTCGACCACGTCGGCTGGAACACCTACCTGGACGGGCGGCAGTGGACACCCACGTTCCCCAACGCCACCTACCTGATCCCGAAGGACGACTTCGACTTCTGGGACCCGCGGAACGGCCACGAGCCGCTGATCGGCCGCGGCAACCAGAACGTCTTCGAGGACAGCGTGGCCCCGGTGCACGCCGCCGGCCAGACACTGCTGTGGGAGAACAGCCACCACATCGACTCCGACCTGCGCCTGGACGCGGCTCCCGGCCACACCCCCGGCTCCTCCGTGCTGACCCTCGGCTCCGGGACGGACCGCGCGGTGTTCGTCGGCGACTTGCTGCACAACCCGGTGCAGATCCTCGAACCGGACGCCAACAGCTGCTTCTGCGAGGACCCCGCGGGCGCCCGCGTCACCCGCCGCAAGGTACTGGGCTGGGCGGCCGACAACAACGCGCTCGTGATCCCCGCCCACCTGGGCGGCCACGGCGCCGCCGAAGTCGTGCGCACCGGCGGCACGTTCGACATCAAGGGCTGGGCGCCCTTCACCCCCTACTCCGAGCAGGGCTGACGCCCGCGGAAAGGCATCGCCGTGACCCACGAACCCGAACCCGTCGTCACCACCGCGCGGGGCGCCGTCCGCGGCCTGCGCCGCGCCGACGGCACCGCCGCCTTCCTGAACATCCCCTACGCCGCTCCTCCCCTGGGCGCCGGCCGGTTCGCCCCGCCACAGCCGCACGACCCCTGGGACGGCGTACGGGACGCCACCACGCCCGGCCCCAACGCCCCCCAGGCGGAGCGCAAGCTCGGCAGCGTGGACATGTCCCCCTACTTCGGCACCGGCTGGAGCGGGGGAGAGGACTACCTCACCGTCAACGTCTTCCGGCCCGCGGCCGGTGCCGACGGCCTGCCCGTCATGGTGTTCGTCCACGGCGGCGGATTCGTCGCCGGGTCGACGCGGTCCCCGCTGTACGACGGCTCCGCCTTCGCCCGCGACGGCGTCGTCCTGGTCACCTCCAACTACCGGCTCGGCATCGCCGGGTTCCTCGACATCCCCGGGGCGCCCGCCAACCGCGGCCTGCTCGACGTCGTCGCCGCGCTGCGCTGGGTGCGGGAGAACATCGCCGCCTTCGGGGGCGACCCGGGCAACGTCACCCTCTTCGGCCAGTCGGCCGGGGCGACCATCGTCGGCGGCGTCCTCGCCACCCCCGACGCCGCGGGCCTGTTCCGCCGGGCGATCACGCAGAGCGGCAGCGGCCTGGGCGCGTTCACGACCGAGCAGGCCGCCCGTGTCACCAAGGCCGCGGCCGGGACCCTGGGCATCGAGCCGCACGCCGACGCCTTCGCGGACGTCTCCGACGAGCACCTGGTCGCGGCCGCCTCCCGGCTCGCGGGCATCGACCTGCGGACCGCCACCCATCACGACCCGCTGATCGGCCTCAGCCCGTTCGGCCTGGTCCTCGACACCCAGCCCGCCGAGTCCGTCGCCGCCGGCCTGAGCGCCGACGTCGACCTGCTCGTCGGGACCAACACCGAGGAGGGAAACCTCTACCTGGTCCCGGTGGGCCAGTACGCCACCTCGACCGCCGCGGACGTCCACGACACGGCGGCTCGCTCGCACCCGGAGCCCGCGCGGCTCGTGCGGACGTACCGCGCGACACGCCCCGAGGCGTCCTCCGGCGAGCTGCGTTCGGCCATCATGGGCGACGCGCTGTTCGGCGCGGGAAGCTGGGCCCTGGCCGGCGCACATGCCCGCCACCCGCGGTCCGCCACGTTCTGCTACGAGTTCGCCTGGCGCTCCCACGCCCTGAACGGAGACCTCGGCGCCGCCCACGCGGTGGAGCTCCCCTTCGTCTTCGATCTCGCGGAGGCTCCCCGGCTGCGGGGTGCGGACGCCCTCCTCGGCCCCGACCGGCCCCCCGCGGACCTCGCCGCCCGGACACACGGCGCCTGGGTCCGCTTCGCGAAGACCGGCGATCCCGGCTGGGACGCGTACGACACCACACGGCGGGCCACGATGCGCATCGCTGCCGAGTGGACTCAGGTCGACGACCCCCGCGGCCGGGAACGGCAGGCTTGGATCTGACCGGCGCACCGGCGCGGTTCCGCGCGCACGGTCGCGGCCGGCTCACAGATGCCAGCTCGGCGTCCCGTCCGCCACCGCGAGCGCGACGAAGAGCACCAGCCCCACGGCCCCCAGCGCCATGCCGAGCCGGGCACGGAAGCGCCGGACGGTGCCCCGGACCAGGGCGGCGGCGCCCAGCGCGATGGCGCAGGGGCCGAAGACGAGGTTGGCGATCAGCAGGCTCAGCAGGCCCGTGACGAACGACGTCACGGCCATGAAGTCGGCGTTCCGGCGCCGGCGTTCGGCCGCTCCGGCACCGGTGGCCCGGCCCTCCCGGAACCGCTCCTCGGGGTCGTCGGCGGGGGGATGGTGTACGTGGCCGGGGCTGGCGGCGTCCGGCCTGACGGGTGCGGTGGGGCGCTCGCCGGCGCGTTCGTGCGCGTCGGCGGAGCCGTGCGTGCCGCCCGGGCCGTGGGTATCGGTGAAGCCCCGGGGGCCGGCCGGGCCGTACGCCTCGGCGGACTTCCGCGTGGCGAGGGTCGTGTCGGTGGTCGTGTCGAGGGAAGGGAAGGGTTTCATGAGGGATCCTCCTTACCGGTCCCGCCGGTGCGCCCGGCTTCGCTCCCGTACCGCGAAGGCGGCCAGCCAGGCGAGGATCGCCGCGGTGGAGACGAGGGTCACGGGCAGCGGCACGTGCGCGGCCGTCCCGGTCAGGACGCCGAGCAGAAAGAGGGCCAGGACAAGGAAGAACATGTCCGTCCTTTCTGTCGAGCTGTCGAAGGGTGGCCCGCGAGGCGACGACGCACAGAGCCCTGCTTCCTGACGTTCCGTCAGATGCCCGTGCCGTCGCGAGTCGGTTCTCTTGACTTCCGTCCGGTCTCTTGACTTCCGAGGGAACGGCTGCCCTGAGGGTCGCCCGCTATTCCTGTGACGTGCCCGACTCCCGCCTCCGTGGTACGGGGGGGTACGGGCGTGAAGCGCGGACGCCGGAGAGGCCGCCTCCCGTCCATAGGGAAGCGGCCTCTCGGGTTCTCCGGCGAAGGTTTCCGGCGAAGGTTTTCCGGTGTAGGGCGGACGGGACCGGCCGGTCAGCCCCGCGCGGCGCGCTGCCGCAGCCGTCCGACCACGGCGAGCGCCAGCGCCAGGCCGCCCGTGAAGTACAGCTGCACCCGGGTGTCCGCGTCGAGCGTCATCAGCACCAGCACCCCGGCCACCCCCGCCAGCGTCACCCACGTCAGATACGGGAAGCCCCACATCCGGACCACCAGCGCGTCGGGCGCCTCGCGCTCCAGCCGACGGCGCAGCAGCAGTTGGGAGACGGCGATGAAGCCCCACACGATCAGCACGACGCCGCCGACCATGTTGAGCAGCCAGGCGAAGACGGTGGTGGGCCACCAGAAGGAGAGCAGGACGGCGAAGAAGCCGAAACCGGACGAGGCGAGCACCGCGCGGCGCGGGATCCCGCCCGACACCTTCGCCAGGAACTTCGGGCCCTGCCCCCCGCGCGACCAGCGAGTAGGCCATGCGCGACGAGCCGTAGATGTTGGCGTTCATCGCCGACAGCAGCGCGATCAGCACCACCACGTTCATGATCTGGCCGCCGCCCGGGACGCCGAGCCGCTCCAGCACGGCCGCGTACGGCCCCTGTTCGGTGACGGCCTTGTCGTGCCACGGCAGCAGTGTGACGATCACCAGCATCGACCCGACGTAGACGACGCCGATCCGCCACATCGTCGTCCGGACGGCCTTGGCCACGCCGCGCACGGGGTTCTCGGACTCGGCGGCGGCGATGGTGACCGTCTCCAGGCCGCCGTAGGCGGCGACCGAGGCCAGCAGGCCGATCAGCAGCCCGTTGGTGCCGGTGGGCAGGAAACCGCCGTCGTGCAGGAGGTGCGCGGTGCCGGGGGAGTCGCTGCCGGGCAGCACGCCGAGGATCGCCAGCACGCCGAGGCCCAGGAAGAGGGCGATGGCCCCGATCTTCAGGGCCGCGAACCAGAACTCGAACTCGCCGAAGTGCGCGACGGAGCCCAGGTTGCTGCCGCAGAACAGCGCCATCAGGATCAGCACCCACATCCAGGACGGGGTGCCGGGGAACCAGCCCTGGAGGATGTGGGCGGCGCCGATCGCCTCGATCGCCACGCCCACGACCAGCAGCGTCCAGAACATCCAGCCGGCGGTGAAGCCGGCCCACGGGCCGATGGCCCGGTCGGCGTGCACCGAGAACGAACCGGACGCCGGGTTGGCGGCGGACATCTCGCCGAGCATCCGCATCACGAACATCACGAGCAGGCCGGACACGGCGTACGCGAGCACGATGGAGGGCCCGGCGGCGGCGATGCCGGCGCCGGAGCCGACGAACAGGCCCGCGCCGATGACACCGCCGAGCGCGATCATCGACAGGTGCCGCTGCTTGAGCCCGTTCGACAGCGAGCCCGAGGGGCTCTGCCGCGAGGCGTCGGCGGCGGGCGGCGCGTCGGTTGCGGGGGCGCCGCCCGAGGGCGGCGAAGGCGTCAGTGTCCGGCTCATGGTCATGCCTGTCCAATATGCGAGATCGGGAGGTCTCGATTATGGGCAAGCAGGTGAGTCGGTGTGTGGCTCGTCCGATATTCGGACGGTCGCATCACGCACGGTGATCGTCGCGCGGCGGAGGCGGAAGAGGCGGACGATCGCGGAAAACATGCGCGTACCGGGCGATCTGCGAAGATCGGCTCATGAGCGCTCGGTTCCGCTCCCTCCTGGCGCACTGGCCGGTGGGCGCGCCCGTCCTGGCCGCCGCCGTCCTCGCGCTGACCTGGGGGCGGTCGCTGTCCCCCGGCCTCGTGGCCCTCGTGAGCTGCTGCCTGGCCGCCGCGGTGCTCTCCGCGGTGCATCACGCGGAGGTCGTCGCCCACCGGGTCGGCGAACCCTTCGGTTCGCTCGTCCTCGCCCTGGCGG is a window from the Streptomyces mobaraensis genome containing:
- a CDS encoding MBL fold metallo-hydrolase, whose translation is MEQIMLGDVSVTRVREYYGSVEMEPHAFFPESSRDVWKNGAHWLAPHFLNSETRMVRSAIQTWLLRSQGRTILVDTGVGNHKERPYAPVWSHLETDFLANLARAGVRPEDVDIVINTHLHVDHVGWNTYLDGRQWTPTFPNATYLIPKDDFDFWDPRNGHEPLIGRGNQNVFEDSVAPVHAAGQTLLWENSHHIDSDLRLDAAPGHTPGSSVLTLGSGTDRAVFVGDLLHNPVQILEPDANSCFCEDPAGARVTRRKVLGWAADNNALVIPAHLGGHGAAEVVRTGGTFDIKGWAPFTPYSEQG
- a CDS encoding carboxylesterase/lipase family protein, which translates into the protein MTHEPEPVVTTARGAVRGLRRADGTAAFLNIPYAAPPLGAGRFAPPQPHDPWDGVRDATTPGPNAPQAERKLGSVDMSPYFGTGWSGGEDYLTVNVFRPAAGADGLPVMVFVHGGGFVAGSTRSPLYDGSAFARDGVVLVTSNYRLGIAGFLDIPGAPANRGLLDVVAALRWVRENIAAFGGDPGNVTLFGQSAGATIVGGVLATPDAAGLFRRAITQSGSGLGAFTTEQAARVTKAAAGTLGIEPHADAFADVSDEHLVAAASRLAGIDLRTATHHDPLIGLSPFGLVLDTQPAESVAAGLSADVDLLVGTNTEEGNLYLVPVGQYATSTAADVHDTAARSHPEPARLVRTYRATRPEASSGELRSAIMGDALFGAGSWALAGAHARHPRSATFCYEFAWRSHALNGDLGAAHAVELPFVFDLAEAPRLRGADALLGPDRPPADLAARTHGAWVRFAKTGDPGWDAYDTTRRATMRIAAEWTQVDDPRGRERQAWI
- a CDS encoding DUF4190 domain-containing protein, producing MKPFPSLDTTTDTTLATRKSAEAYGPAGPRGFTDTHGPGGTHGSADAHERAGERPTAPVRPDAASPGHVHHPPADDPEERFREGRATGAGAAERRRRNADFMAVTSFVTGLLSLLIANLVFGPCAIALGAAALVRGTVRRFRARLGMALGAVGLVLFVALAVADGTPSWHL